Below is a genomic region from Chryseobacterium scophthalmum.
TCGCACAAAGAGCACAAACTTCTTACGCAAGAACTCAGGTTGAATTGGCGCAATACCAATATTTGCTGCCTAGATTAAGCAAGATGTGGTCTCACTTAGATAAGCAAAAAGGGGGAATCGGAATGCGTGGTCCAGGTGAAACAGAAATTGAAACCGATAGAAGGATCATCCGTGACAGAATATCTTTGCTTAAAGACAAACTGAAGATCATCGACAAGCAAATGGCAACCCAGCGAAACAATCGTGGAAAAGTCGTTCGTGCCGCTTTGGTAGGGTATACCAACGTAGGAAAGTCAACATTGATGAATGCTATTTCTAAATCTGATGTCTTTGCTGAAAATAAACTTTTTGCAACACTGGATACAACAGTAAGAAAAGTAGTCATTGGCAATTTACCTTTTCTTTTAACAGATACGGTAGGTTTCATCAGAAAATTACCAACGCAATTGGTAGAATCTTTCAAATCTACTTTGGATGAGGTACGTGAAGCGGATCTTCTGATTCATGTGGTTGATATTTCGCACGAAAGCTTTGAAGATCATATCGAATCTGTGAATCAGATTTTAATGGAAATCAATGCGCATCAAAAACCGATGATTATGGTTTTCAACAAGATTGATGATTTCAGCTACGAGAAAAAAGATGAAGATGATCTTACGCCTGGCTCAAGCAAAAACGTCTCTCTTGAAGAATGGAAAAAAACATGGATGGCAAAATCTAAACATCCTGCAGTTTTCATTTCTGCTCTTACGAAAGAAAATTTCCCTGAAATGAAAAGGCTGGTGTACGACGAGGTAATGAAGATTCATATTTCAAGATTTCCTTACAACGATTTTCTTTTCGAATATTTCGATAACGACGAAGACGAAGCCTCAGAAAAAGAAGATTAATGAATTTCAGAATCGTATTCTTTCTACTTATTCTTCCGTTTTTTGGTTTGAGCCAAAAGACAAAGTTCGATTTGAAAAATATCGAAAAAAATCTCACCAATCCCAAATCTGTTTACAATTACGACAGACTTATTTTTAAATATAAGGGTCTTCCAAAATCTATAGACAGTACAGAAGCAGAACATTTGTACTACGGAAGAAATTTCAGAAAAGATTTGGTTTCCCAATCGGGAGACGATTTCAAAGAGTTAGCAGATGCTTTCAAAAGCAATAATTTTATAGAATGCATCAGGCTTGGTAAAGTACTTTACGCAAAAGATCCTACCAACCTTGATGTGATTCTTATCTTACTTCGTGCCTATGATCAGACAAAAGACATAGGGAACTTTTCGCATCACATCGCACAATTGCGACTTCTTACAGATGCGATCAAAAATTCGGGAGACGGTAAATCAGAAAAAACTGCATACAAAGTCAACAACGTGGGAGATGAGTATATTTTCCTTAATGTGATGAATGTAGGGCAAGGTTATACCAGAGCTTCTAAAACCCTGAAAGACGGCATTATCGACGTTTGGGAAAAAGAAGACATCAAAATTTATATCAAAGTACTTTATTTAGACTTCAATTTTTAAAAAACAAATTTATTGGAATTATATTATTCATTTTCAGCGCTCATCGTATTAGCATCCATTTTTGCATATATCAATTATAGGTTTTTAAAACTTCCGAGTACTATCGGTATTATGGTTATTGCCATCGTGGTATCGATCATTTTGGTTTTATTTGGAGAAAACTTTCTTCCAAAAACATTCGGTCATCTGAATGATTTGATGAACAGTATCGACTTTACCGAAGTTCTGATGGGAGCGATGCTTAATTTTCTTCTTTTCGCGGGAGGAATCCATATTAATATTAATGATCTAAAAGAACAGTTCCGGCCGGTTCTTATATTTTCAACAGCCGGGGTGATTATTTCTACCTTTATTGTAGGATTTGGGATGTTTTATTTGTTACCGTTGGTAGGATTAAAAATTCCTTTTATCTACTGTTTGGTATTTGGAGCATTGATTTCACCAACTGATCCGGTTGCGGTTTTAAGTGTTTTAAAACAAGCCAAAGTTTCAAAGTCATTAGAAACAAAAATTGCCGGAGAATCGTTATTTAATGACGGTATGGCGGTTGTAGTTTTCACGGTAGTTTTGCAGATTGCAGTTGGTGATAAAGTAGATTTAGGAGTAGAAAATATTACCATTCTATTAATGAAAGAAGCCGGAGGTGGATTACTTTTGGGTGTTCTTTTAGGTTGGATAACTTCAAGATTAATGCGTGAAATTGATGATTATATTATCTCAGTTTTAGTAACACTTGCAGTTGTAATGGGAGGTTATCTTGTCGCAAGACAAATGCATGTTTCGGGTCCTTTGACTATGGTTGCAGCAGGATTGTTTATGGGTAATTTTAATGTTAAATTTAAAATGAAATCCATCACCCAAGATTATCTGATCAAATTCTGGGAACTGATTGACGAAATTCTGAATGCCGTTTTATTCCTTTTCATCGGGTTTGAATTGTTGATGATTAAAGACTTGAATCATTATGTAATTCCTGGATTATTGGCGATTGTTGTAGTTCTTTGTGCAAGATTTGCTTCGATTTGGGGGCCTACAAAATTCATGTCTTTCAGAACAAGATTTAGTCCGCAAACAATAAAAGTGTTATTTTGGGGTGGAATTCGAGGTGGTGTTTCCATCGCTTTGGCGATGTCGATTCCTAAAAACGAATACAGCAATGCTATTTTAAGTATTACGTATTGTGTGGTGGTATTTTCTATTATTGTTCAGGGACTTACGATTGCTAAAGTTGCCAATCCAAAGAAGATTGCAGATGAAGAAAAAGAGCAGGAAAGTATTGCTTTAGAAGAAGGTCATTAATCCGTTATAAATCAATGAGTACAATTCTTAAAGAAATCAAAGAATCATTAGCGGTTTTATCCATTCCGGAAAAAGCAGCTTTTTTTCCTAAGTTTTTCAAAACAGGAAAAGGCGAATATGGCGAAGGTGATTTGTTTTTGGGGGTAAAAGTTCCGGATCAAAGAGCTGTTGCCAAAGAATATTATGCTAAAATTTCTTTAGATGAATTGAGCGAGTTGCTTTCTTCCCCTTATCATGAGCATCGTTTAACGGCTTTAATTATGCTGATTTCTAAATTTGAAAAAACGAAAGATTTATCCGTAAAAGAAGAAATCATTGATTTCTATCTTAAACATCTAGATTTTGTTAATAATTGGGATCTGGTTGACACGAGCTGTTATAAAATTTTAGGCAGGTATGCTTTTGAGAATCAAAAAGAAAACCTTTTGAGAACACTTGCTGATTCGGACCAAATGTGGCACAAAAGAATTGCTGTTGTAGGGACGATGCATTATATAAAAAAGGGTTCATTTGAATTAACGAAAGAGCTTGTAACACAGAATCTTTATCATCCGCACGACTTAATGCACAAAGCAAACGGCTGGCTTTTAAGAGAAATGGGAAATAAAAATGAAGCTGAATTGATATCTTATTTAAATCAATATTACAAAGAAATGCCTAGAACCTGTCTTCGTTATGCCATCGAAAAATTAGACGAAGAATTACGTCAGGATTATCTGAAAGGCAGAATTTAAACATGATTGATTTCACCTTTTGAAGAGGTAAATTAAAAATAAGTAAATTTGCGTTTCAACACGAACTTATGAAAATATATTTCAGGCATATTTTTCTGCTAATTTCTTTATTTCTTTTGACAAGTTGTTTTGATATTCTTGATAAAGTAAATGTCAAAGCAGACGGAAGCGGAGAATATTCGCTCATTCTGAATGCCAGTAAAAGCAAAACAAGATTGGCTTCCATCTCAAAAATGGAAACTGTAAATGGCAAGAAAGTTCCTAAAAAAGCTGAAATTGAAGCTAAAATTAACGAAGCTGCAAGAATTTTTAAAAACGTTCCCGGAATTTCAAACGTTAAAACTTCTATGGATTTTGACAATTACATTCTTAAATTAAGCTGTAATTTCAAAAAAATCGAAAATATTAATGCCGGATTAGAGCAGCTGAAAGCGAAGAATATTTTAGGAAAAATGGTTCCTACCCAAATTTACAGTCAGAGTTCAGACAAGAAATCTTTCACGAGAAATAAGATCAATACTTTTAAAAGTGATTACGACAAACTGAGTAAAGCTGATAAAGAGGTTTTTAACGAAGCAAAATACACTTCGATCTTACAGTTTGAAAACACCATTAAATCTCAATCTAATTCCACCTATTTATTGTCTCCCAACAAGAAAGCTTTAAAGCTGGACGGGAATATCTTAGACTTTATTCTTCAGAAAAAACAGATTCAAAATAATATTATTCTACAATAACCAACCTCAAAATATGAAATCTCTATTTTTAAAAACACAAACCATTTTTTTAATTCTTTTTGGTTTTGTGCTGACTTTTGCGCAAAATAGCATGAAAATTCCGCAAAATGCAGTTTTTTACATGGAAGTGAACGGAAAACAGCTTAATAAAAAAATTAACTGGGAAAAATTCAATCCTTTCTTACAGGAAATCACCAAAGATAAAGGCAAAAATAAAAAAGCTTCGTGGAACGATTATTCCAAAACGGGTATAAAATACGATGCAACTCAGTATCATTACGCAACAATGAATGATTCTGTGAAATCTTACAACACCCATTTCACTTTAGAAAATCCGGAAAAGTTTCAGGAATTTATCAATTCGGTAAAGAAAAAAGGACAGGAAGTAACCAAGAAAAATAATTACTCATACGTTGATATCGAAGATGATATTTTTGTTGCTTGGAGCGGAAACCGCGCAGTTTTAAGCTTGATGAGCTATGATAAACCATATAAATGGAATGATGATTATGCGGTTGACAGCGCTGCAACGGTTGTTGATACGGTAGCGATTGCGATTGATAGTGTGGCTGCAGCTTATGAGGAAGAAGTAAAGCCTTTTGATTATAAAGAAGAGATTAAATATCTGAAAGACGATATTAAATATTTAAAAGAAAGCATTAAAGATAATAATGCTGAAATTCTAAAGCTTCAGAAAGACATCAAATACCTTGAGAAACACCATAAATATCCTGAAGAAAAGAAAGAACCGGAAATCACCGAAGCGATAAAAGATTCTACTTACACACCAAATGTAGAAGTTTTGCCGCCGCCAATTTCGCAGGATGATTATTATAGTGAAGACTCTTATGAAGTAGATTCCAGTTATCAGAAAGAAATGGATTCGCTGAATATTGAAAAATTTAAAATCGTTAAAAAGTTTGCCGAAGATAGCTTTAATCTGTATTTCAATTCAAATGGTGAACTTTCGGTGACTAAAGATATGTTGAGTTTCAGAGATCCGAATTCTGATGTTTTTATCTATGCAGATTACGGAAAGATTGTGAACGAAGGAATCTACGGAAAAATGCCTGCAAGTTTCAATTTTACAGGTATTTTAGGTAAAATGTATAATTCGAATACTTCTTATAATCTGTATTTCGATAAAGATAAAGTAAGACTCGTTAATAATTATCAGCATAAAGATTCTGAAACCCAAAAGAATATTTC
It encodes:
- a CDS encoding cation:proton antiporter, yielding MELYYSFSALIVLASIFAYINYRFLKLPSTIGIMVIAIVVSIILVLFGENFLPKTFGHLNDLMNSIDFTEVLMGAMLNFLLFAGGIHININDLKEQFRPVLIFSTAGVIISTFIVGFGMFYLLPLVGLKIPFIYCLVFGALISPTDPVAVLSVLKQAKVSKSLETKIAGESLFNDGMAVVVFTVVLQIAVGDKVDLGVENITILLMKEAGGGLLLGVLLGWITSRLMREIDDYIISVLVTLAVVMGGYLVARQMHVSGPLTMVAAGLFMGNFNVKFKMKSITQDYLIKFWELIDEILNAVLFLFIGFELLMIKDLNHYVIPGLLAIVVVLCARFASIWGPTKFMSFRTRFSPQTIKVLFWGGIRGGVSIALAMSIPKNEYSNAILSITYCVVVFSIIVQGLTIAKVANPKKIADEEKEQESIALEEGH
- the hflX gene encoding GTPase HflX; translated protein: MLEKKQHNYEKAVLVGVVTQNQDEDKLQEYMDELEFLAFTAGATVDRRFTQKLTQPDSKTFVGSGKAQEIKEYVKENEIGTIIFDDELSPSQLKNLEKEIEVKILDRTNLILDIFAQRAQTSYARTQVELAQYQYLLPRLSKMWSHLDKQKGGIGMRGPGETEIETDRRIIRDRISLLKDKLKIIDKQMATQRNNRGKVVRAALVGYTNVGKSTLMNAISKSDVFAENKLFATLDTTVRKVVIGNLPFLLTDTVGFIRKLPTQLVESFKSTLDEVREADLLIHVVDISHESFEDHIESVNQILMEINAHQKPMIMVFNKIDDFSYEKKDEDDLTPGSSKNVSLEEWKKTWMAKSKHPAVFISALTKENFPEMKRLVYDEVMKIHISRFPYNDFLFEYFDNDEDEASEKED
- a CDS encoding DUF4919 domain-containing protein, coding for MNFRIVFFLLILPFFGLSQKTKFDLKNIEKNLTNPKSVYNYDRLIFKYKGLPKSIDSTEAEHLYYGRNFRKDLVSQSGDDFKELADAFKSNNFIECIRLGKVLYAKDPTNLDVILILLRAYDQTKDIGNFSHHIAQLRLLTDAIKNSGDGKSEKTAYKVNNVGDEYIFLNVMNVGQGYTRASKTLKDGIIDVWEKEDIKIYIKVLYLDFNF
- a CDS encoding DNA alkylation repair protein, whose amino-acid sequence is MSTILKEIKESLAVLSIPEKAAFFPKFFKTGKGEYGEGDLFLGVKVPDQRAVAKEYYAKISLDELSELLSSPYHEHRLTALIMLISKFEKTKDLSVKEEIIDFYLKHLDFVNNWDLVDTSCYKILGRYAFENQKENLLRTLADSDQMWHKRIAVVGTMHYIKKGSFELTKELVTQNLYHPHDLMHKANGWLLREMGNKNEAELISYLNQYYKEMPRTCLRYAIEKLDEELRQDYLKGRI